The Pseudofrankia inefficax genome window below encodes:
- the ccrA gene encoding crotonyl-CoA carboxylase/reductase, which produces MKDILDAILAEGSPAETREKEFARLPVPESYRGVVVRKDEVGLFEGMASRDKDPRRSLHLDEVATPEVGPGEALVAVMASAINYNTVWTSIFEPMSTFGFLERYGKTSPQAKRHDLPYHVVGSDLAGVVLRTGPGVHAWKPGDEVVAHCLSVELERPEGHNDTMLDPEQRIWGFETNFGGLAQLALVKANQLMPKPDHLSWEEAASPGLVNSTAYRQLVSRNGAAMKQGDIVLIWGASGGLGSYATQMALRGGAIPVCVVSSPQKADICRSMGAELVIDRNVEGYQFWKDEHNQDPKEWQRLGKRIRQLTGGEDPDIVFEHPGRETFGASVYVARRGGQIVTCASTSGFMHSYDNRYLWMNLKRIIGSHFANYREAWEANRLIARGLIHPTLSRVYPLDETGQAAHDVHRNVHQGKVGVLCLAPTEGLGVRDQALRDRHLAAINRFRGI; this is translated from the coding sequence GTGAAGGACATCCTCGACGCGATCCTCGCCGAAGGGTCCCCTGCTGAGACCCGCGAGAAGGAGTTCGCCAGGCTGCCCGTCCCCGAGTCCTACCGGGGGGTGGTCGTCCGCAAGGACGAGGTCGGCCTGTTCGAGGGCATGGCCTCCCGGGACAAGGACCCGCGCCGGTCGCTGCACCTTGACGAGGTCGCCACCCCGGAGGTGGGACCGGGCGAGGCGCTGGTCGCCGTGATGGCCTCGGCGATCAACTACAACACCGTCTGGACGTCGATCTTCGAGCCGATGTCGACGTTCGGCTTCCTGGAGCGCTACGGGAAGACGTCGCCGCAGGCGAAGCGGCACGACCTGCCCTACCACGTGGTCGGCTCCGACCTGGCCGGTGTGGTGCTGCGCACCGGCCCGGGCGTGCACGCGTGGAAGCCCGGTGACGAGGTCGTGGCCCACTGCCTGTCGGTCGAGCTGGAGCGGCCCGAGGGCCACAACGACACGATGCTCGACCCCGAGCAGCGCATCTGGGGATTCGAGACGAACTTCGGCGGCCTGGCCCAGCTCGCCCTGGTGAAGGCCAACCAGCTGATGCCGAAACCCGACCACCTGAGCTGGGAGGAGGCGGCGAGCCCCGGCCTGGTGAACTCGACGGCCTACCGGCAGCTCGTGTCCCGCAACGGCGCGGCCATGAAGCAGGGCGACATCGTGCTGATCTGGGGCGCCTCCGGCGGCCTGGGCTCGTATGCGACGCAGATGGCGCTGCGCGGCGGTGCCATCCCGGTCTGCGTCGTGTCGTCACCGCAGAAGGCCGACATCTGCCGGTCTATGGGCGCCGAGCTGGTCATCGACCGCAATGTCGAGGGCTACCAGTTCTGGAAGGACGAGCACAACCAGGACCCGAAGGAGTGGCAGCGCCTGGGGAAGCGGATCCGCCAGCTGACCGGCGGCGAGGACCCGGACATCGTGTTCGAGCACCCCGGCCGGGAGACGTTCGGCGCGTCTGTCTACGTCGCCCGGCGTGGCGGCCAGATCGTGACGTGCGCGTCGACCAGCGGGTTCATGCACAGCTACGACAACCGTTACCTGTGGATGAACCTCAAGCGAATCATCGGCTCGCACTTCGCGAACTACCGCGAGGCCTGGGAGGCCAACCGGCTGATCGCCCGCGGTCTGATCCACCCGACGCTGTCGCGGGTCTACCCGCTCGACGAGACCGGCCAGGCGGCCCACGACGTGCACCGCAACGTGCACCAGGGAAAGGTCGGTGTCCTGTGTCTGGCCCCCACCGAGGGCCTCGGTGTCCGCGACCAGGCGCTCCGGGACCGCCACCTCGCGGCGATCAACCGGTTCCGCGGCATCTGA
- a CDS encoding ATP-binding response regulator, which yields MSTRTLLDALNDLVVVVGADGRLLDIGAAARAFLGDRLAGVTCLRELAEVVEPASRVSPETVLDGLARFGEWRGSANLLDMAGNPVPFDVTIRADRAGWVALVARDVTDRHARVIAARDSRAKDEFMARLGHELRTPLNAMLGFAQLLELEPLPNNLLDDVQRIITGGRHMQAIIDDVLDLARLRAGRGDITKAPVNVLDIVEGVVELVEPLAQRRGIRRVIHPSEPLIADADRRRLWQVLLNLVGNALKYGREGGTVRVGIVPITGGRLRIEVEDDGQGLPPDAMARLFRPFERLGAEQTRIEGSGLGLALSHALVTAMGGVLTAASRYGVGSVFAVVLDAVDVRYPHPDPDQDPFPPGIGGRIPTGASMRVVHVSGDPATRAQVTQTLARAFGADTISVPRGALALDAIHRAQPDLIMIDQQLPDTTASDLLAHLAGDPKAGAVPNVILSAADDAAEALRLRQAGARDVVPSPMDTGALVIAVRGAAGSAATDLNGAHRNGGPPAGAQYPDPQYPDAQYPDAQYPDGQYPAAPQYPATTQYPT from the coding sequence GTGAGCACCCGCACGCTGTTGGACGCACTGAACGACCTCGTGGTTGTGGTCGGTGCCGACGGACGTCTGCTCGACATCGGCGCCGCGGCGCGCGCCTTCCTCGGCGACCGGCTGGCCGGCGTGACCTGCCTGCGCGAGCTCGCCGAGGTGGTGGAGCCGGCCTCGCGCGTGTCACCCGAGACCGTGCTGGACGGGCTGGCCCGCTTCGGCGAGTGGCGCGGCTCGGCGAACCTGCTGGACATGGCCGGCAACCCGGTGCCGTTCGACGTGACGATCCGGGCCGACCGGGCCGGCTGGGTGGCCCTCGTCGCCCGCGACGTCACCGACCGCCACGCCAGGGTGATCGCCGCGCGGGACTCCCGGGCCAAGGACGAGTTCATGGCCCGGCTCGGTCACGAGCTGCGCACCCCGCTGAACGCCATGCTCGGCTTCGCCCAGCTGCTGGAGCTGGAGCCGCTGCCGAACAACCTGCTGGACGACGTCCAGCGGATCATCACCGGCGGCCGGCACATGCAGGCGATCATCGACGACGTGCTGGACCTGGCCCGGCTGCGCGCCGGCCGTGGCGACATCACGAAGGCGCCGGTCAACGTCCTGGACATCGTCGAGGGCGTGGTGGAGCTGGTCGAGCCGCTCGCGCAGCGGCGCGGCATCCGCCGGGTGATCCACCCGTCGGAGCCGCTGATCGCGGACGCGGACCGCCGCCGCCTGTGGCAGGTGCTGCTCAACCTGGTCGGCAACGCGCTGAAGTACGGCCGCGAGGGTGGCACCGTGCGGGTCGGCATCGTGCCGATCACCGGCGGGCGGCTGCGCATCGAGGTCGAGGACGACGGCCAGGGCCTGCCGCCGGACGCGATGGCCCGGCTGTTCCGCCCGTTCGAGCGGCTCGGCGCCGAGCAGACCCGGATCGAGGGCAGCGGGCTCGGGCTCGCGCTGTCGCACGCGCTGGTCACCGCGATGGGGGGCGTGCTGACGGCGGCGAGCCGGTACGGCGTCGGCAGCGTCTTCGCGGTGGTGCTCGACGCCGTGGACGTCCGCTACCCGCACCCCGACCCGGACCAGGACCCGTTCCCGCCGGGGATCGGCGGCCGGATCCCGACCGGCGCGAGCATGCGGGTCGTGCACGTCAGCGGTGACCCGGCGACCCGGGCCCAGGTGACCCAGACGCTGGCCCGCGCGTTCGGGGCCGACACGATCAGCGTGCCGCGCGGCGCGCTCGCGCTCGACGCCATCCACCGCGCCCAGCCGGACCTCATCATGATCGACCAGCAGCTGCCGGACACCACGGCGTCCGACCTGCTCGCCCACCTGGCCGGCGACCCCAAGGCCGGCGCGGTGCCCAACGTGATCCTCTCCGCGGCCGACGACGCCGCGGAGGCACTGCGCCTGCGCCAGGCCGGCGCTCGGGACGTGGTCCCCTCGCCGATGGACACCGGCGCGCTCGTCATCGCCGTCAGGGGCGCCGCCGGCAGCGCCGCGACGGACCTGAACGGGGCCCATCGCAACGGCGGCCCGCCGGCCGGCGCCCAGTACCCGGACCCTCAGTACCCGGACGCCCAGTACCCCGACGCCCAATACCCCGACGGCCAGTACCCGGCGGCGCCCCAGTACCCCGCCACCACGCAGTACCCGACCTGA
- a CDS encoding MTH1187 family thiamine-binding protein: MLVAFSVTPIGVGEDVGALVAEAVRVVRASGLPNETTSMFTTIEGEWDEVMDVVRRATEAVAAGGGRVSLVLKADIRPGAHDALHAKVATVERYLESSGES, from the coding sequence ATGCTTGTCGCCTTCAGCGTGACCCCGATCGGCGTCGGCGAGGACGTCGGCGCTCTGGTGGCCGAGGCCGTCCGGGTGGTCCGGGCCAGCGGTCTGCCCAACGAGACCACATCGATGTTCACGACCATCGAGGGCGAGTGGGACGAGGTCATGGACGTCGTGCGCCGGGCGACCGAGGCGGTGGCCGCCGGCGGCGGGCGCGTCAGCCTCGTCCTGAAGGCCGACATCCGCCCCGGCGCCCACGACGCCCTGCATGCCAAGGTGGCAACCGTCGAGCGTTACCTGGAGTCCTCGGGCGAGTCCTGA
- a CDS encoding FG-GAP repeat domain-containing protein: protein MNTPEQRDVLGPEELSRLLHAAVEPLRPSPEAYQRIQAGVERRGRWRAPLFAAGGVVLAGVVALAVLLLRPSQQNHVIEVQPPISLTVGTQDGTASGPGPHPTNSPSHGGTGPSSSASTGPGTSDPTTGHSTSTGSVSPSASSHDPGSPTRPTPVARPAKAGDIDGDGTVDSIRPSGTGVVVSLSRGGSASVPLPAGSTPGASTAVDLDGDGFAELIIQTGSSNGVATYAVARYLTPRDIELVPAPPRQIAAGTDNSGEGWGFSCGSNGIQFVDGKSSDGGQTYQVTTTTLKPTFDGWSQQGSPATSTMAAAAATPSFAARCGSLG from the coding sequence GTGAACACCCCTGAGCAGCGGGACGTGCTCGGCCCTGAGGAGCTGAGCCGGCTGCTGCATGCCGCTGTCGAGCCGCTGCGGCCGTCGCCGGAGGCCTACCAGCGGATTCAGGCCGGCGTCGAGCGCCGCGGCCGGTGGCGGGCGCCGCTCTTCGCGGCGGGCGGGGTCGTGCTCGCCGGCGTCGTCGCGCTGGCCGTGCTGCTGCTGCGGCCGTCGCAGCAGAACCACGTCATCGAGGTGCAGCCGCCGATCAGCCTCACGGTGGGCACCCAGGACGGCACCGCGAGCGGCCCGGGCCCGCACCCCACGAACTCGCCCAGCCACGGCGGGACGGGACCGAGCAGCTCGGCGTCGACCGGCCCCGGGACGAGCGACCCCACTACCGGTCACTCGACTTCCACCGGGTCCGTCAGTCCCTCCGCCAGTTCGCACGACCCCGGCAGCCCGACCCGGCCGACGCCCGTGGCGCGGCCCGCGAAGGCCGGCGACATCGACGGTGACGGCACGGTCGACTCGATCCGCCCCAGCGGCACCGGCGTCGTCGTGAGCCTCAGCCGCGGTGGCTCGGCCTCGGTGCCACTCCCAGCCGGCTCGACCCCCGGCGCGTCCACAGCCGTCGACCTGGACGGCGACGGCTTCGCCGAGCTGATCATCCAGACGGGCAGCAGCAACGGCGTCGCGACGTACGCGGTCGCGCGGTACCTCACCCCCAGGGACATCGAGCTGGTGCCGGCGCCGCCTCGGCAGATCGCGGCCGGCACGGACAACTCGGGCGAGGGGTGGGGCTTCTCCTGCGGCAGCAACGGCATCCAGTTCGTCGACGGGAAGTCGTCGGACGGCGGCCAGACCTACCAGGTCACGACCACCACGCTGAAGCCGACCTTCGACGGCTGGTCCCAGCAGGGCAGCCCCGCCACCAGCACGATGGCAGCGGCCGCCGCGACGCCCTCCTTCGCGGCCCGCTGCGGCTCGCTGGGATAA
- a CDS encoding cupin domain-containing protein, translating into MTGSPEHAPRPGSSAAAGTPEHPLIAALGLAAHPEGGWYRRTWASPDEIPAHGGSRPVATSILFLLQPGEVSAWHRVASAEIWLWQGGGRLTLTLGGTAADPVPGERITLGPDPAGGDALQAVVPAGHWQTARPLAGDAVLVGCVVAPGFDFADFELHSPHPAP; encoded by the coding sequence GTGACCGGTAGCCCCGAACACGCTCCCCGCCCCGGCTCGTCGGCCGCGGCGGGGACGCCGGAGCACCCGCTGATCGCCGCGCTCGGGCTGGCGGCGCACCCGGAGGGTGGCTGGTACCGGCGGACCTGGGCGAGCCCCGACGAGATCCCGGCGCACGGCGGCAGCCGCCCGGTCGCCACGTCGATCCTCTTCCTGCTTCAGCCCGGCGAGGTCTCCGCCTGGCATCGGGTCGCCTCGGCCGAGATCTGGCTCTGGCAGGGCGGCGGCCGGCTCACCCTGACGCTCGGCGGCACGGCGGCGGACCCCGTGCCCGGCGAGCGGATCACGCTGGGTCCCGACCCGGCCGGCGGCGACGCGCTGCAGGCCGTGGTCCCCGCCGGCCACTGGCAGACGGCGCGCCCGCTCGCGGGCGACGCGGTCCTGGTCGGCTGCGTGGTGGCTCCGGGCTTCGACTTCGCCGACTTCGAGCTCCACAGCCCGCACCCGGCGCCCTGA
- a CDS encoding SigE family RNA polymerase sigma factor — MTVVEGWRPVPARSDAARSAVARDADQALTALYSEHYRSLVRLAALLLDDIGLCEEVVQDAYIRVHAAWGRLQDKDKALAYLRQTVVNLARSTLRRRLVALKHAPKPMPNAASAEEGAYSLVERAAVVQALRELPRRQREAVVLRYYGDMSEADAAAVMGCSVGSVKAYTSRGLAALSTKLADLR; from the coding sequence ATGACAGTCGTGGAAGGGTGGCGGCCCGTGCCTGCGCGGAGCGACGCCGCCCGCAGTGCCGTGGCCCGAGACGCGGATCAGGCGCTGACCGCGCTCTACTCCGAGCACTACCGGTCGCTCGTCCGGCTGGCGGCCCTGCTGCTGGACGACATCGGTCTGTGCGAGGAGGTCGTGCAGGACGCCTACATCCGCGTCCATGCGGCCTGGGGACGCCTGCAGGACAAGGACAAGGCCCTCGCCTACCTACGACAGACCGTCGTCAACCTCGCCCGTTCCACGCTGCGGCGCCGCCTTGTGGCGCTCAAGCACGCTCCCAAGCCGATGCCCAACGCCGCCAGCGCCGAGGAGGGGGCCTACTCTCTCGTCGAACGCGCGGCGGTCGTGCAGGCCCTGCGAGAGTTGCCCCGCCGGCAGCGGGAGGCCGTCGTCCTGCGCTACTACGGGGACATGTCCGAGGCCGACGCCGCCGCCGTCATGGGATGCAGTGTCGGTTCCGTCAAGGCGTACACCTCCCGTGGCCTGGCGGCCCTGTCGACCAAGCTGGCGGACCTACGGTGA
- a CDS encoding acetyl-CoA C-acetyltransferase, producing the protein MPGSVIVAGARTPIGKLSGALKGFSAVELGGVAIKGALERAGVAGDAVQYVIFGQVIQAGSMQMTARQAAAKAGIPLSVPSITINKVCLSGLDAIALADTYIASGEFDIIVAGGMESMTNTPHMLLGGRAGTRYGSTELVDATEYDALTDAFERIGMGLATERYNVPLNITRAEQDEFSALSHQRAAAAIKNGLFEEEIVPVEVPQRKGDPIVVSQDEGVRGDTTAETLAKLRPAFTKDGTITAGSSSQISDGACAVLVMSRAKAEELGLPILAEIGHHGFVAGPDTSLQSQPANAIKAALDKEGLTTADVDLYEINEAFASVGIQSMRELGITSDVVNVNGGAIALGHPVGMSGARIALTLAYELRRRGGGVGAAGLCGGGGQGDALILRVPAAS; encoded by the coding sequence ATGCCTGGTTCGGTCATCGTGGCGGGCGCGCGGACCCCGATCGGCAAGCTCTCCGGGGCGCTCAAGGGCTTCTCCGCGGTCGAGCTGGGCGGGGTCGCGATCAAGGGCGCGCTGGAGCGGGCCGGGGTCGCCGGCGACGCCGTCCAGTACGTGATCTTCGGTCAGGTGATCCAGGCCGGTTCCATGCAGATGACGGCCCGCCAGGCCGCGGCGAAGGCGGGTATCCCGCTGAGCGTGCCCTCGATCACGATCAACAAGGTCTGTCTGTCTGGCCTGGACGCGATCGCGCTCGCCGACACCTACATCGCCAGCGGCGAGTTCGACATCATCGTCGCGGGCGGCATGGAGTCGATGACCAACACCCCGCACATGCTGCTCGGCGGCCGTGCCGGGACGCGGTACGGCTCCACCGAGCTGGTCGACGCGACCGAGTACGACGCGCTCACCGACGCCTTCGAGCGCATCGGCATGGGCCTGGCAACCGAGCGGTACAACGTGCCGCTGAACATCACCCGCGCGGAGCAGGACGAGTTCTCCGCCCTGTCGCACCAGCGGGCCGCGGCGGCCATCAAGAACGGCCTGTTCGAGGAGGAGATCGTCCCGGTCGAGGTGCCGCAGCGCAAGGGCGACCCGATCGTCGTCAGCCAGGACGAGGGCGTCCGCGGCGACACCACCGCGGAGACCCTCGCGAAGCTGCGCCCGGCCTTCACCAAGGACGGCACGATCACCGCGGGCTCGTCCTCGCAGATCTCCGACGGCGCCTGCGCCGTCCTCGTGATGAGCCGGGCCAAGGCCGAGGAGCTCGGCCTGCCGATCCTCGCCGAGATCGGCCACCACGGCTTCGTCGCCGGCCCGGACACCTCCCTGCAGTCGCAGCCGGCCAACGCCATCAAGGCCGCGCTGGACAAGGAGGGCCTGACCACCGCGGACGTCGACCTCTACGAGATCAACGAGGCCTTCGCGTCGGTCGGCATCCAGTCGATGCGCGAGCTGGGGATCACCTCCGACGTGGTCAACGTCAACGGCGGCGCGATCGCGCTCGGCCACCCGGTCGGCATGTCCGGCGCCCGGATCGCCCTCACCCTGGCCTACGAGCTGCGCCGGCGCGGCGGCGGCGTCGGCGCCGCCGGGCTGTGCGGCGGCGGCGGCCAGGGTGACGCGCTGATCCTGCGCGTGCCGGCCGCCTCCTGA
- a CDS encoding 3-hydroxyacyl-CoA dehydrogenase family protein: protein MSRELTTVAVVGLGTMGAGIAEVLARAGIGVVGVEKDDAGLRRGLGHLAHSTDRAVAGGKLTPAERDALLTRIQAGTDLAAAAGASLVIEAIDEDLDAKMALFARLDGLCPPETIFATNTSSLSVTRLAAATGRPARVVGTHWFNPAPVMGLVEIISTVVTDPAVLADLAALVERVDKNAVTAGDRAGFIVDALLFGYLNNAVRMLEAHYASREDIDAAMRFGCGHPMGPLALLDLIGLDTAYAILDSIYHTSRDHLHAPAPLLKQLVTAGMLGRKTGRGFYSYAGPDSPEVVDPAPPVTIAGTTERPVRTVGVVGTGTMASGIAEVLAKSGYEVVVRARTDDKVAAVRKKVESSLARSVEKGRMTSDDRDATLTRLRGTTELADLADADLVIEAVVEDLAVKQALFAELDRVVKPGAVLATTTSSLPVVECAAATGRPADVIGMHWFNPAPAMKLVEVVPTVLTAPDVVATVLAVARASRKHPVICADRAGFIVNALLFPYLNDAVRMLEAHYAGVEDIDTAMKVGCGHPMGPFELADVVGLDVTLAIQRTLYLEFREPGYAPAPLLEHLVTAGYLGRKTGRGFHDHRR, encoded by the coding sequence ATGAGTCGTGAGCTGACGACGGTCGCGGTGGTCGGGCTCGGCACGATGGGCGCCGGCATCGCCGAGGTCCTCGCGCGGGCGGGCATCGGGGTGGTCGGCGTCGAGAAGGACGACGCGGGCCTGCGCCGCGGGCTCGGGCACCTGGCGCACTCGACCGACCGGGCGGTGGCCGGCGGCAAGCTGACCCCGGCCGAGCGCGACGCGCTGCTCACCCGGATCCAGGCCGGGACCGACCTGGCCGCCGCCGCCGGGGCGTCACTCGTCATCGAGGCGATCGACGAGGACCTCGACGCCAAGATGGCGCTGTTCGCGCGGCTGGACGGGCTCTGCCCGCCGGAGACCATCTTCGCGACGAACACCAGCTCGCTGTCGGTCACCCGGCTCGCCGCCGCCACCGGCCGCCCGGCCCGGGTGGTCGGGACGCACTGGTTCAACCCGGCGCCGGTGATGGGCCTCGTCGAGATCATCAGCACGGTCGTCACCGACCCGGCGGTGCTCGCCGACCTCGCGGCACTCGTCGAACGGGTCGACAAGAACGCGGTGACGGCGGGCGACCGGGCCGGGTTCATCGTCGACGCGCTGCTGTTCGGCTACCTGAACAACGCGGTCCGGATGCTCGAGGCGCACTACGCGAGCCGCGAGGACATCGACGCGGCGATGCGGTTCGGCTGTGGCCACCCGATGGGCCCCCTCGCGCTGCTCGACCTGATCGGCCTGGACACCGCGTACGCGATCCTCGACTCGATCTACCACACCTCTCGCGACCACCTGCACGCCCCGGCACCGCTGCTCAAGCAGTTGGTGACCGCCGGCATGCTGGGCCGCAAGACCGGCCGTGGCTTCTACAGCTACGCCGGGCCCGACTCGCCCGAGGTCGTCGACCCCGCTCCCCCCGTGACCATCGCGGGCACGACCGAGCGGCCGGTGCGCACCGTCGGCGTCGTCGGCACCGGGACGATGGCCAGCGGCATCGCCGAGGTGCTCGCCAAGTCGGGCTACGAGGTGGTCGTGCGGGCCCGGACCGACGACAAGGTGGCCGCGGTCCGCAAGAAGGTCGAGTCGTCGCTGGCGCGTTCCGTCGAGAAGGGCCGGATGACCTCCGACGACCGGGACGCCACGCTGACCCGGCTGCGCGGGACGACCGAGCTCGCCGACCTCGCCGACGCCGACCTCGTCATCGAGGCCGTCGTCGAGGACCTCGCGGTCAAGCAGGCGCTGTTCGCCGAGCTCGACCGGGTGGTGAAGCCGGGCGCGGTGCTGGCGACGACCACCTCGTCGCTGCCGGTGGTGGAGTGCGCGGCGGCGACCGGCCGTCCGGCCGACGTCATCGGCATGCACTGGTTCAACCCGGCGCCGGCGATGAAGCTCGTCGAGGTCGTGCCGACCGTGCTCACCGCGCCGGACGTGGTCGCGACCGTGCTCGCCGTCGCCAGGGCCTCGCGCAAGCACCCGGTGATCTGCGCCGACCGGGCCGGGTTCATCGTCAACGCGCTGCTGTTCCCGTATCTGAACGACGCGGTGCGGATGCTGGAGGCGCACTACGCGGGCGTCGAGGACATCGACACGGCGATGAAGGTCGGCTGCGGGCACCCGATGGGCCCGTTCGAGCTGGCCGACGTCGTCGGCCTCGACGTCACGCTCGCCATCCAGCGGACGCTTTACCTGGAGTTCCGCGAGCCCGGCTATGCGCCCGCGCCGCTGCTGGAGCACCTCGTGACGGCCGGTTATCTCGGCCGCAAGACCGGCCGCGGCTTCCACGACCACCGGCGTTAG
- a CDS encoding sugar-binding protein encodes MTEHSDMLPMGGEVEGSPGFDLVRRGYDPHQVNSHVAWLMEQLREAEAHRAAAEAAASEAAAEAARVRDDLAAGRPAWDDFGGRITQILMLAEEEAATVRSERTRDADSQLEEARRIVSDAEHTRDRTLREADEQAAGIVSTARGEAEHIIDTSRTKAHKLEDESAHRLAELERQRDQVTQQLGALRNQVTQQLSALQNQLAAATAAIELPGPEEQKAVSSKAGSRI; translated from the coding sequence ATGACCGAGCACTCTGACATGTTGCCAATGGGCGGCGAAGTCGAAGGCTCTCCCGGCTTCGACTTGGTTCGCCGCGGCTATGACCCCCACCAGGTGAACTCTCATGTCGCCTGGCTTATGGAACAACTCCGCGAGGCCGAGGCGCATCGCGCTGCCGCCGAGGCGGCGGCGTCGGAGGCCGCGGCCGAGGCCGCGCGCGTCCGCGACGACCTCGCGGCCGGCCGGCCGGCCTGGGACGACTTCGGCGGGCGGATCACCCAGATCCTGATGCTGGCCGAGGAAGAGGCCGCCACCGTGCGGTCCGAGCGGACCCGGGACGCCGACTCGCAGCTCGAGGAGGCCCGGCGGATCGTCTCCGACGCCGAGCACACCAGGGACCGGACCCTGCGCGAGGCCGACGAGCAGGCCGCCGGGATCGTGTCGACCGCGCGCGGCGAGGCCGAGCACATCATCGACACGTCCCGGACCAAGGCGCACAAGCTCGAGGACGAGTCGGCGCATCGGCTGGCCGAGCTCGAGCGGCAGCGGGACCAGGTCACCCAGCAGCTCGGCGCGCTGCGTAACCAGGTCACTCAGCAGCTGTCCGCGCTGCAGAACCAGCTCGCCGCCGCCACTGCGGCCATCGAGCTGCCCGGCCCGGAAGAGCAGAAGGCCGTCAGCTCGAAGGCCGGCAGCCGCATCTAG
- the meaB gene encoding methylmalonyl Co-A mutase-associated GTPase MeaB, producing the protein MPRQVAAPVRGGYANPEALVAAAVEDRSPRALARLISLVEDGSPWLREIARLLAPLAGSAQVIGVTGAPGVGKSTSTSALVSALRAQGRRVGVLAVDPSSPFTGGALLGDRVRMTAHTTDPDVYIRSLASRGHLGGLSWATPQALRVLDAAGYDVVLVETVGVGQAEVDIASLADTTLVLLAPGMGDGIQAAKAGILEIADVLVVNKADRPGADDTYRDLTNMVRLSGLTGYGGRNAAVAGDGRWVPTVVRTVAAAGTGVTEVVDAVAAHRAWLEASGELTRRRARRAADEIEQIALAGLRARFGETRGSRHLGALADEVVAGRLDPWTAADDLIAALTGSPEPDR; encoded by the coding sequence TTGCCCCGCCAGGTGGCCGCTCCCGTCCGGGGCGGGTACGCGAACCCGGAGGCGCTGGTCGCCGCGGCGGTCGAGGACCGGTCGCCGCGCGCGCTGGCTCGGCTGATCTCGCTGGTCGAGGACGGCTCGCCGTGGCTGCGGGAGATCGCCCGGCTGCTCGCGCCGCTGGCCGGGTCGGCGCAGGTCATCGGCGTCACCGGGGCGCCCGGGGTGGGCAAGTCGACGTCCACCTCGGCGCTGGTGAGCGCGCTGCGGGCCCAGGGACGCCGGGTGGGTGTGCTCGCCGTCGACCCGTCGTCGCCGTTCACCGGCGGCGCGCTGCTCGGCGACCGGGTCCGGATGACGGCCCACACCACCGACCCGGACGTCTACATCCGGTCGCTGGCCTCCCGGGGCCACCTGGGCGGCCTGTCGTGGGCGACACCGCAGGCGCTGCGGGTGCTCGACGCGGCCGGCTACGACGTCGTGCTCGTCGAGACGGTCGGGGTCGGCCAGGCCGAGGTGGACATCGCCTCGCTGGCCGACACCACCCTGGTGCTGCTCGCTCCCGGGATGGGCGACGGCATCCAGGCGGCCAAAGCCGGCATTCTGGAGATCGCGGACGTTCTCGTCGTCAACAAGGCCGACCGTCCCGGCGCCGACGACACCTACCGCGACCTGACGAACATGGTCCGCCTCTCCGGGCTGACCGGCTATGGCGGGCGCAACGCCGCGGTGGCCGGCGACGGGCGCTGGGTCCCGACGGTGGTCCGGACGGTCGCGGCCGCGGGAACGGGCGTCACCGAGGTGGTCGACGCCGTCGCGGCGCATCGGGCCTGGCTGGAGGCCAGCGGCGAGCTGACCCGCCGCCGGGCCAGGCGGGCCGCCGACGAGATCGAGCAGATCGCCCTCGCGGGGCTGCGGGCCCGGTTCGGCGAGACCCGCGGCTCCCGTCACCTCGGCGCGCTGGCCGACGAGGTCGTGGCCGGGCGGCTCGACCCCTGGACGGCGGCCGACGACCTGATCGCCGCGCTGACCGGCTCGCCGGAGCCGGACCGGTGA
- a CDS encoding YkvA family protein has protein sequence MVSLDKDAVRTFGREVATFLPDLVLMLRGVVADPRVPQSAKVEAGAALAYLVSPRNWITNVIPVIGQLDDVAVVAFAFRRLVVGAGEPILREHWRGSDRAFHALIGASSALASPAGALRKAKLATTLAGAAFGRVGYLGGRFGHSDRVVDGEVVGRVDEAAPSGSSRRTDGGGRFRK, from the coding sequence ATGGTCTCCCTGGACAAGGACGCGGTACGAACGTTCGGCCGAGAGGTCGCTACCTTCCTGCCCGACCTGGTGCTCATGCTGCGCGGGGTCGTGGCCGACCCGCGGGTGCCGCAGTCGGCGAAGGTCGAGGCCGGGGCCGCGTTGGCCTACCTTGTCTCGCCGCGCAACTGGATCACCAACGTCATCCCGGTCATCGGGCAGCTCGACGACGTCGCGGTGGTCGCCTTCGCGTTCCGCCGGCTGGTCGTCGGCGCGGGTGAGCCGATCCTGCGCGAGCACTGGCGGGGGAGCGACCGGGCCTTCCACGCGCTCATCGGGGCGTCGTCGGCGCTCGCGAGCCCCGCCGGCGCGCTGCGCAAGGCGAAGCTCGCGACGACGCTGGCCGGCGCGGCCTTCGGCCGGGTCGGCTACCTGGGCGGGCGGTTCGGCCACTCGGACCGCGTCGTCGACGGCGAGGTCGTCGGCCGCGTCGACGAGGCGGCCCCGTCCGGCTCGTCGCGACGGACCGACGGCGGCGGCCGCTTCCGCAAGTGA